CAGTTCGCGTTTGTATCCCCCAGAGCCATGGCCCACGCCGGGCAACTTGATCCAGGCTTCGCCACCAATGGCAAAGCCTGGGTTCATTTCCAAGACAGCACCTCGAGCCTGACTACCGGGTTGACCCTCGATCGCGCCGGACGAATCCTGGTGGCGGCCAGGATCGAGACGGCCCATGGCAGCCGGTTCGGGCTGGCGCGACTCAACCATGACGGCTTGGCCGACCCGGGCTTCGGCACCGACGGTTGCGTGATCGGCTCATTTGAAAACGGCTTCGAAGCAACCGCAGGCACAGTGATCGAGTTGCCCGACGGACATATCCTGCTGTCTGGCCTGCATTACGAAAACAACGACCATACCCTTCCCGCCCTGGCGCTGTTCGACCCGCAAGGCCGCGCTGTTCAAAACTTCGGTAACAGCGGCCGGCACATCATCCGGCTTTGCGGCAATCTCTCCCAAGGCCTGCGCGATCCCTGGTTGCCGCCCGGCGTGCCGGGGCTTGAGGCCTGCGGCATGCAAGTGCAGGCCGATGGCCGGATCCTTGTGCTCGCCAACCACCACTACCAACTGTCCGATCATGTCGGCGTACTAATCCGCCTTTTGCCGGACGGGACATTGGATACCTCGTTCAACGGTCGCGGTTTCGTGATGGTCCGACGCTTGTTGAAAAATACCTGGCTTGGCTGCCTGATGCTCCAGGCTGACGGTCATATTGTCGTCGGCGGTGCCATCGACTTGCCCCAGCATGGTTTGATTGCCCGGTATGACAGCAGCGGAAAACTCGATGACAGCTTCGGCGAAGACGGCTTCCTGTCCATCCTGGCACAAGGTCACAGCGTGATGGTCAGCCAGATCGTTCAGGATGCCAACGGTGATCTGCAAGTATTCGGTAGCAGCCGTGATCCAATGCATAGCCTGTCCCTGAAAGTGCGCCCGGACGGCAACTCGGACCGTCACTGCAACCAAGGCCAGTGCCGGCTCACGGCGATCGGGCGCAGCGCCAGTCGGTGGACCGCCGCCCAGCTTCAATCTGACGGAAAAATGGTGACCGCTGGCGCCACGATCGGCGGCATCGAGGCCGACTTCGTGCTTGCCCGGCACCTGCCGGATGCCAGCCTGGACCCGGATTTCGGCCAGGGCAAGGGCTGGGTTCGCACGCGACTCGGCTACAGCCTGGACACCGCCACCGCCCTGGCTATGCAGGCTGATGGAAGAATCCTGGTGGGCGGTTATTCGCTCCAGGGACATTATCGAGCGGTGGTTGCGCGGTATTGGGCCTGAATCGGATTGTCGCGGGTGAACGGTATTTATTCTTACTCTTGATATTCCTCATTTCTTACGGCAAGTTGCGCGCTTCTAATTAAAAGGAGCAGCCGATGTCCGGCTCAATGGCTCAAGCGTTCGCGCACAACTTTCTGGGGCATTCCCCTCGCTGGTACAAGGCGTGCATCATCACCTTTCTGATCCTCAATGCCGTGGTGCTCTGGACCCTGGGCCCGGTCGTTGCTGGTTGGATGCTGGTGGTGGAATTCATCTTCACCCTCGCCATGGCCCTTAAATGCTACCCGCTGATGCCTGGTGGTCTGCTGATGGTCGAGGCTCTTGCGATGGGCATGACCACGCCCAAGGCGCTGTACGATGAGCTGCTGCACAACTTCCCGGTGATTCTGCTGCTGATGTTCATGGTGGCAGGGATCTATTTCATGAAGGATCTGCTGCTGTTCCTGTTCTCGCGCCTGCTTTTGGGGGTGCGCTCCAAGGCGATACTGTCCTTGATGTTCTGCTTTCTCTCGGCGTTCCTGTCTGCATTCCTTGACGCGTTGACCGTCACTGCGGTGATCATCAGCGCCGCAGTGGGCTTCTATGCGGTGTATCACCGTGTGGCTTCGGGCAACGATCCACGCCAGGACAGCAATGTCGATGAAGACCACGATCTGCCGTCGAGTCATCATGAAGATCTCAATCAGTTTCGGGCGTTTCTACGCAGCCTGCTCATGCATGGTGCCGTAGGCACGGCGCTGGGCGGCGTCTGCACCTTGGTGGGCGAACCGCAGAACCTGCTGATCGGCCATGAAATGGACTGGCATTTTGTCGATTTCTTCCTGAAAGTCGCGCCGGTGTCGCTGCCAGTGCTGGTGGCCGGCCTGGTGACCTGTGTAGCCCTGGAAAAACTGCGCTGGTTCGGTTACGGCACGCTGCTACCGGATAACGTACGCACCGTGCTGGCCGATTACGCCGAGCAGGACAATCGTGAACGCACCTCACGCCAACGCGCCGCCCTGATCGTCCAGGGTATTGCCGCGCTGATCCTGATCGTGGGCCTGGCCCTGCACATTGCCGAAGTCGGTCTGATTGGCCTGATGGTCATCGTGTTGATTACCGCCTTCACCGGCATCACCGACGAGCACAGGCTTGGCAATGCGTTCAAGGACGCCATGCCGTTCACGGCGCTGCTGGTGGTGTTCTTTGCGGTGGTGGCGGTCATTCACGACCAGCAGTTGTTCACGCCGTTGATCCAGTGGGTCCTGGCCCTGCCCGCCGATCAACAGCCGGGCATGCTGTTCATTGCCAATGGCCTGTTGTCGGCCATCAGCGACAACGTGTTCGTGGCAACCATCTACATTACCGAGGTCAAGCAGGCCTTCGTCTCCGGCCACATGAGCCGTGAACAGTTCGAGACCCTGGCGGTGGCCATCAACACCGGCACCAACCTGCCGAGCGTGGCCACACCCAACGGCCAGGCGGCATTCCTGTTCCTGCTGACCTCGGCGATCGCCCCGCTGATTCGCCTGTCCTATGGCCGGATGGTCTGGATGGCACTGCCCTACACCGTGGTGATGGGTGGCTTGGGGTGGTATGCGGTGACTTACTGGTTGTAACCAAACCCAATGTGGGAGCGAGCTTGCTCGCGATGGCGCGCTGTCAGCCGACATTGATGTTGACTGAAAGACCGCTAT
The sequence above is drawn from the Pseudomonas sp. St316 genome and encodes:
- the nhaB gene encoding sodium/proton antiporter NhaB; the protein is MSGSMAQAFAHNFLGHSPRWYKACIITFLILNAVVLWTLGPVVAGWMLVVEFIFTLAMALKCYPLMPGGLLMVEALAMGMTTPKALYDELLHNFPVILLLMFMVAGIYFMKDLLLFLFSRLLLGVRSKAILSLMFCFLSAFLSAFLDALTVTAVIISAAVGFYAVYHRVASGNDPRQDSNVDEDHDLPSSHHEDLNQFRAFLRSLLMHGAVGTALGGVCTLVGEPQNLLIGHEMDWHFVDFFLKVAPVSLPVLVAGLVTCVALEKLRWFGYGTLLPDNVRTVLADYAEQDNRERTSRQRAALIVQGIAALILIVGLALHIAEVGLIGLMVIVLITAFTGITDEHRLGNAFKDAMPFTALLVVFFAVVAVIHDQQLFTPLIQWVLALPADQQPGMLFIANGLLSAISDNVFVATIYITEVKQAFVSGHMSREQFETLAVAINTGTNLPSVATPNGQAAFLFLLTSAIAPLIRLSYGRMVWMALPYTVVMGGLGWYAVTYWL